agtaatagtaagtaagtaatatatttttataaatagtataaaaataGTACAAATATATAGACATGcccataaaaaataatagtcAGGGTTCGAATTGGCAGCTCGCTATTCGTAATTTGCGAATCAAATGCCATTTTTGCAAATCACTTTGCAAAGAAAATGATAAGATTGCAAATCGAATATTTTTAAGCAGGgacagaaattatttttttgatgcgttttaaaaatttcggaaagaaaaacggcaatagaaagGCTTCGTtacattgcattttaaaagcttAAGAAAGAcaagtggcgatagaaatgcttatttagatcgtgttttgatttttgcaacattatttcagctatcggagacaagaaagttaaaactgagagagtcgctagttcaaACGCTCAGTTCTCATGTTAGGGGTTTACcagtttaaacgtcccccacttgtctttaacaaaaacaaaataaggcaGGAAAAAATAAAGCTCGCAGGtcacaaaaaattacaaattctcGTTGAAAAACAAGTAGCTACTAATGAACAAGCCAATGGTAATTTATCTTCGGTGTTCCCAAGCCACATCTAGAAGGTGGTTTACTTGCTTACAGAGTGCCGAAATTGTTGCGAACCAACTTTGCTTTTCTAATTTGAACACTGATAGTAAAACACTAATGAAAGGAGATCAGTACAAAGCATAAAGCTTAAGACTAGGTACTAACCACCTtaataaaaactacaaaaaaagaatacaatcgatgtaaaaaaaaaaagaacaagcaCAGAGGACATCACATGGGACgttaacacacacacacacacacaaaaaactgtgataatTTTAAGGGCTCAAATTGGACATACTGTGTAGTTTTAGGTGAGTTTTGCTAATTTAGTTTTACTAAACTTCAGATACTTGTAGTTCTCGTTTAAGCAATCTTCCTCTGTGAGACTGTGACCATAAAAGTCAGTGGTATCACGTAACATTACGATCAGGGGAAATCATTTGCTAATGGTTATGTTCATGAATTGCACACATTTCACAAATTTTCTTACACGCTAAAGTTTCAGCAAATAGCCAGTTCAGGATATTGTACAAGTATGATAACTGTTTCCACATTGagaaacaattaaaaacattttttttgaaaaaatataggAAAAAGCTAGTTTCCAAATATGGAAACCGACTtcagtttttttgtcttttacaaGCAACCTTGGCCTTCtgcattataattttttaagccATAAATAAATCCACTaatcaacataaaaatagtATATGAAATCGTGATGTAATGTAGGGGTTCTCTcacaagagggtgccgataagcctcAAACGtccgcatatataagggcgagtttggGCGACTTTTCTTTAATTAAATTCGCAGTTGTCGTCTAATACTGCCCACAATATCCAAAACTCACCcaaaacattcccgaaatgcaattccttgtaacataccattCGAGAACGAAAgttggaagaaggcgcttgaagataAAGGAGTTAACAAAGTTTATTTATAAGTATATATAAGTGGCCCCCAGCGGAAAGAATTGCAATTTTTGTCTGAAAGCAAAGCAATTTTTCTGGGCATGccactaaaaatattaattattatttattattattattatcattatttggTAATTTATCACGTAAATCTTATTataaactatcaaaaacagttcttttaaaaacttCGCTAACACattgtaagtttattttaatttttatagttttttgaatcattagtagtgcttgttctttttttcttttttgggcATTGTTCAGGTCTATGGGTTTTGCAGgcaaatacttgatttttttcaaaacgcctaACTCACCCAAAAATGCCCTCACTTTCTACGCcgtggcttatcggcaccctcgttttCTCACTACTGGATTTCTTATTAAATTTACCTCTGTCTTAAAGCTATATAACCCCCAGCCAAACACAAAAACAGTTTCCGAAGTGGGAAACGATTTCTGTCttacaaaaaaacaatgtaaaatCTGGTTTTTAAATTACCCAAAATTTTCTCTGTTTAAATTGTTTCCATATACAGGAACTGCTTAGCTAGCTAATACGATAAAAACACACAAGAACATTCctataattaaaaaacattacCAGCGGGGGGAACAAGAATTGAGCCTTAACAATTTATCTCGGTAGATTACCCCAAAAATAAGATAATATGTGTTttcgttttcttcttctttttaagaTACTGTAGCTGCCctgctttgttttgtttatcttttttacaaaattagacaaatgaaatgaagtttaattaaaataataatttagctctGATCTAAGTATTCAAGTGAGATTCGGCTTCCGTAAATTTCCTGCTTTAAAGACCCATTGTGAAGGCCAAAATAGTGAATAATAGTGCTAAAGGTGTTAGGGGAGTGGTGGTGGGCACTTGAATACTTAGATCagagctaaattattattttaattaaacttcatttcatttgtctaattttgtaaataataatttagcctcTGATCGTAAGTATTCAAATGAGATTTCAAAGCCACCTATTTTGGATTCAACAAACAGTTTAGTAAAAACTGGGCAAGGACCAGTATATGATTAAACAGAACTACATATTTATGGTTTGTCTGTTATGACTCCTGGCAATGCCACATTGTACCATAACGGTACATGTCTATtacgtatatatatacaaattctaACGCAAGCAAATGTGTTCATAAACATTTAAGAAGTTCGTTCCCAAAGTTCTTGCTTATGGGCAATTTGTAATGTTTTGCAAACGTGCTAGTGCCTCTCCAGCCTGCCGCCTTTGCGATTGTCTTCATAGGTACGCCTATGTCCTCTGCCTGGCTGGTAGACGCACTCCTTGTAGAATGGGTGCTGAACGTCTTAATATCGATGCCAGCCAAGCCTAAGAAAGTTTTAACGTACTTTGCAATGGTGGTGATTCCGATAGGTTTATGGGGATATGCATAGGAGAGAAGTAGTTCCCTTGGTTGGTTTTCGAGGTTCTCTCGTATAAGGTCTGTCCTCCTCAGGTATTCATCTAGGCAGTGGACTATACATATCCGGTTATCGAGGTGGTACTTCTCGAATTGCAGAGGTTCCTGATGTTTGCCTGGTTTTGTTGTCTTCATGATTGTAGAGATGTAGAAAGTGTACATATCTGAAGATCGATGACAAAAGTTAACCTTTAGGGCACCTATTGTCTGGGCTCTCTGGCCACTCAGGAGGCACAACAAGGTGGCTAGTTTTTTCTTTAGTAACTCTAACTCCAGGTGCTGGTTACCAGGCAAGGTTGTCATATAGTTTAATATTACATCAGGGTCATATATCACAGTGTGTTTTGGTAGGGAAGGACGTAGCTTGAAAACTCCCTTGATTAGTCTGCTAACGTCCTCGTTCTTACCAAAGCTTGTTCCTGCATCCTTTGGTAATACAGCTGACAGGGCTGACCTTGCCGCTGCGATGTAACCATAACTTGCCTTTTCTACGTGGAAAAGGAAAGCAAAGAAGTCCATACCTTGTTTATGACTAGCCCCATAAGGTTCTGggattttttcacttttacaaAACTTCAGCCATTTCCTTAAATAGAGATTATAGCTGGATTGGGTTTTTTCTGACCACGATGCAGTGAGCAGTTGTTTAAGATCGTCAGAACATGACTGTTTTAGGTTTATTGCCTCCCTGAGACAATTGCTATCCGAAGACTTAGATTTGGGTGCAGTGGATGAAAGACACTTGGTTGCTGTGGAAGCAGTAATAGGTCCATTCTAGGTAAAACAAGAATCTCTTTAATTATTAGTTCAGAATACCCTGTGAACCATGGTTGGTTAGGCCAGTCCGGAACTACCAGGATACCTACTGCCTTATCACTATGGATCTTTTGACTTACCTGGGGAAGGCAGGCGAAGGGTGGAAAGGCATAAAACGAGATATTGTGCCAATCCTCAGTAAACGAGTTTACTCCGATGCAGTTGGGATCAGGTCGATATGAGAAGAAGGCAGGTAACTGCGTGTTTATTCTACTCGCGAAGAGGTCTGTTTCTGGACGGAAGTCCAGTTCGTTCAGCGCATAGCGGAATGTTGATTTGTTTAACATCCATTCTGTTCTTGTCTCCTGTTGTCGCGACTCTCTGTCTGCTTCTACGTTAAGAATGCCAGGGAGATGTGTAGCGACTATCCAATTATTTTTGCTTATTGCCCATTCCCAAATGCTATGTGTAATCTTATCCATTGGGATAGATTTTACGCTACCCATTTTGTTTACACAGGCTACTGCTGAAGTGTTATCCATCTTTAGCAATATGTTAGTGTTTgcagtatggttgcaaagagcCTGTAGTCCAAAGAATGCTGCCATTAGTTCTAGGACATTTATGTGGTGTTCCTGCTCCAGAGATGAAAACTCACCCCCTGTGTGGGTTTGTGTCATTGACGCTCCCCAACCTCTTGTTGAGGCATCCGTGGATATAATGATCTGAGGGTTGCCTCGAATCAAAGTTTCTGGCGCTCTTTTTTAAGGACTCAATTTTTAGTCTTTCGGTAGATCTGTAGTAGAGTCTACCGTGTGGTACCCCAATAAGGCTGCTGGTAAACTTACCAATTAATCGCGCTAGAGTTATTATTGTTATCTTCTCTCTCTGTGTCACTGCTTGACACAGATCGATTATGGCTGCCTTCTTTTTGGGGGTGAGAGCGACGGTCATATTCACTGTATCGATGACGAATCCAAGGAATTCCAAAACTTGTTTTGGTTCGAACTCGGATTTGTCTGGGTGGACCGTGAATCCCAGTGAATCTAACAAAACAAACGGTTTTGTGTACGTTATTGCAGCACTGTTGTTTACTGACGTTCATAGTGATCAAGTCGTCAATGTAGTCAGCAATGGTGACCTGTTCCTTCCTTAATTTAGATAAGGGTGGTTTCATTATCTTGGTGAATTTACGAGGTCCTTCTGTATAGCCGAAGGGGAGTACCAGGAACACGTATACCTTACCCTCATGTTCGAATTTTAGGAGCTTCTGGCTTTCTTTGTGTATTGGTATGCTATAGTATGCATCCTTGATATCAAGTTTTGCCAGATACATGTCCTTTTGGATTAATCGAAGAATGGACGTTAAGGTTTGcatcttaaactttcttttctcaATGTGTACATTGAGTTTTTTGAGGTTTAGGATGAGCCTGAACCCACCGTCTGATTTCTCTTATTTGACTTTTGACCTTAGAAAAGCTTTTAGGGTCTCAGTATCGCTTACCTCAGGGATTAATTTTTCCTGTTGGTGTGCTTGGAAAAGTTGCTGTTGTGGCTGCGGTACGGTTTCTTTGATTGGGATTGCCCATTGTGGTAGTTGGCCCTCTTTTGGGGCTTGTAAGAGGGCCCTTTGTTTGATGAAGGCTCGAATCTTCTTTTTTGGCCTCTTTCCAGGAGTGATTTGAGCTGGTTCTCCTTTTTCAGCTTCTCAAGCCTTTCGCAGACGGAGGAACCAAGCAGCCATTCGGAATCCTCTTCCACTTCTGTAGCTAAGGCTACGTACTCTTTTGGCAAGGAAGGTTTAATTAAGTCTCGCCTGACCTGATTTAGCAGCTGGGAGGTCTTACCAGCGAGGGTCATGGCGTCCTTAAGGTCGTTTAACGGACCCTTTGTGTCTGCGTTGGCATCACCGGATTTCTCCACCAACCAACCGATGAAGCTTTCAGAAGCATAGCAACCGACGCTGAGTGCATGTTTTGGATGTCCTGCATCTTAACGTCAGTGGACCTGTGAAAATTGGAAAGTGTTTTCCAAATTTCGGTGTTTGTTCTCTTTGGGAGTAGAAAGTTGCAGTTTGATGGAATTGCTGCCGTTTCTAACTTCCGCTTGAGAACATCACCCTTGAGCCTTTTTTGCCAAAACACTTTGGCAGCACATGCCACTGATGACGTGACTTCTGGTCCCGAGGCCTTGCTGTCCTCTTCATAGTCATCAGTGGACTGTTGCCAGTACTCTTGGGCTGGCTCTTTGGTACCCTTTTTAGAATGCTCTGGTGCTTCATCTTTGGAAGAAGGCGATTCTGAGCGCATGGATCTAAACCAGAGGTTTGAACCAGTGATAGATATTCTTTCTTCCTCCTGTTGGGTACTGGATTTGCTAGCCAGAGTTCCATCTGGAACATTGGGGCTAGGATTAAGACTAGACCGGGTCCCCTCTGGGACAATAGGGTCTGTCAGGTGGCTAAGTCTTGCCATAAAGGTGTTCATGCTGGCCAGTGTGTCGTGTATTCGACTTAGTTCGGCCTTTTGTCGCTTGGATACGATGGATACAACTTGGTCTACAATACCTGTGCAGTCCACGGGGATAGGAACAGGGTGTTCGGGGTCCTGTAAGGTGAAGTCATGGTCGCCATTTTTGCTGTGCTGTGGGAGCATGGGATCATCGCTTTCGTGTTGCATTATTCTTAAACCGAATAATtagtaaaaagaataaacactaGAGGAATTATCCTAACCTAACACCAGCACTATAAACTCATTTAGTTTATATCACTTAGctatgtatcaatacaaaagatACCTAAACGTGTCTACTCGAGCACTTGGCACTTCGCGTCCGTTCACATTTGTTTACGAAATCGAAAGAGGTAATTTACGGAAGCCGAATCTCATTTGAATACTTACGATCAgaggctaaattattatttgtcGGATTCACTTTCCCGCCAGTATAACAAAAAGCAAATCAGACATTTCTAACAGCCAGCCTTCGATcagatgtttatttttttgaaatatctgCATAATTCCACCAGGCTATAGCAAATAACTTCGATCTTGCAACTCGCGCAAAATTTACGTCACAACATAATGGCGTGCTGCTCTGCCTAAAAAGTTTCTGTCGGTTTTTGCTGggtattttttgcaaaattaccATGGATTACGAACTAAACACTGTAAGTATACGTACAATCCCCGAAGAGGAATGCCTGAGATTATTATTTTATCATGGTGGTAAAAGGTTTGATTTTAATCGAAAAAAGCGCgaggaaacaaaaaaaactttacagcGAATTTCATTAAAACTTCAACCAAAACAGAATAAAAAGAAGAGCAAAATTGTAGAGGGTTCAGAGAGTTTATCAAACGTCCAAGTGAAAAAATGTAACGTAATACTTGTAGATGACAAGGAGAATTTGATtgacgaaaacaaaacaaatgagGAAGCTTTTGTGAATGGAAATATTTTGCTAATTAATAATTTATCATACAAATTAGTTCTTAACCCACCATCAGTGTTGCAATTATCTTTACCAACTAGTATTATGGCTGGGTTCTTTGTCTTTCCAGATGTCCAGCTAGAATTTTGTAACGTTAAAGAGTCAAAATTTTACTGGTATTTATCAAGTCATAGGGATAATAAAAGCAAAGATAATGTTTGGAAGTTAGTTGGTGAAGACTTTACATACTTGCCATCAGTCAATGACATATCATATTATATAAAGTGTCTGTGTATTCCAGGTGGTGTAGCAGATGATGTATGCCCTGAAGAAGTTGTATCTCCAGAGCCAATATCTGCTGGTCCTGGTATTTGCCTTTTTGATCAAAGGCATTTATATACACAAGCATTTTTAGGTCCAAATGAATTTAGAGTTGCTTCTTACAATATTCTTGCTGATGTGTTTGCTGAGAGTGATTTTGCAAAAGAGGTACTTTATCCTTATTGTCCAGAATATGTGATTAATTCAAGCTATCGCAGGCAGTTGATTATAAAAGAGTTGATAGGTTATCATGCTGATATTATTTGCCTGCAAGAATGTCAATCAAGTATGTATGAAACTTACTTAAAACCTATTTTAGAAATGAATGGTTATAATGGATACTTAACTTTAAAACTAGGTGAAATGCCTGAAGGtgaagcattgttttttaactcgCAGAAGTTCACGCATGAGAAAGATTGGAGTATATCTGTAAGAGATGCATTATACTTTGAATGCAATAAAGAGTTATTATCAGAACTTGTTGAACATCCTGCTTTTCTCGAAGCTGTTCATAAAAAAACAGCTGTTGGTCAAATCCATTTATTAAGAGAGAAAAGTGAGACTGAAAGACTTTTGGTCATTTTGAATACACATCTTTATTATAAAAGGCATTCCCAACGTATACGTCTCATTCAGATATCAGTTCTGATGAATTATCTTCATAGTGTTTTACAGGAAGAAAGAAAAGATGTGTCAGTTCTTCTGTGTGGCGATTTAAATAGTTTAGCAGAAGATGAATTACTTCGTTATTTAAATGGTGAGAAGATTGATTCAGCAAATCCTGTGTGGTGTATTAATGAAGGAGATGGGTTGCTAGTTAGAGACAACAACATGTTTACCACAAACCTAACCTGTCCAATTCCGTTACAAAACAAAAGTGGTTTTCCACCATTTACCAGTTATGTACCACATTGTAAGACAACACTTGATTATGTGTTTAGTGTTGACAAAATTGAACGTACAGGATTTATACCACTCCCTAAAGCAAGTGATATTGATCCTTATGTTGGTTTACCTTGTGTCGTGTCAGGATCTGATCATCTCGCATTAGTTTTGGATCTGATGTGGAAGTAATCAGTAATAAGCATATTTTATCCTGTATTTTTGCGCTTAATTGTAGGAGTTGAGGAATTTATTTGGTTTAGTGGGTAATTTTTACTGAATTCTGGAAAGTGTATATGTACACATTTTTAAAGAACCCCatttataagaaaatataaacaaaggtTGTCAGCCTCCCTCCACTTCTTAAGCACAgaagatataatttaaaaatatgactTAGAtgtatattgtttttatttcatcatcattctcggcttaacgtctgttttccatgctagcatgggttggacggaagatattaatgaccctcttccaatctgatctagactgtgttagatctaaactcaacttccgctgtatcaagtctgtccttataacctcctgccaaaaTTTCCACTTAAGCTGATTTTCGAAatactaaatttatttttatatctccTTATTTGGAAAAACAAAGTTGTTCCGCAATAATCTGGAATATTTTAAAttcacgaaaattaattcctgcGAAATACCAAAAGTTTATTCCAGCGAAAATGCGCTATTTTCCTTGCATGCATCAAAACGAACAATACGGCAGTGCTAATtttacaatctgcattattcaaTGATTATGCCTTAGACTTGTTATTTTTTGCGAGTTTCAAATGTCGCGCGCATCAATTCTTGCGCAAGCTCAAATCACCCAACAAATAACAAGGAAAATAGAGTAAAATTCAGACTGACGAATTATCCTTTGTTGTTGCAAATCATAAAAAGGCAGGTAAAAGACATTTGATGTACAAAAACCTTTTTCAAAACAGATACATT
Above is a window of Hydractinia symbiolongicarpus strain clone_291-10 chromosome 3, HSymV2.1, whole genome shotgun sequence DNA encoding:
- the LOC130636845 gene encoding uncharacterized protein LOC130636845 codes for the protein MQTLTSILRLIQKDMYLAKLDIKDAYYSIPIHKESQKLLKFEHEDSLGFTVHPDKSEFEPKQVLEFLGFVIDTVNMTVALTPKKKAAIIDLCQAVTQREKITIITLARLIAPETLIRGNPQIIISTDASTRGWGASMTQTHTGGEFSSLEQEHHINVLELMAAFFGLQALCNHTANTNILLKMDNTSAVACVNKMGSVKSIPMDKITHSIWEWAISKNNWIVATHLPGILNVEADRESRQQETRTEWMLNKSTFRYALNELDFRPETDLFASRINTQLPAFFSYRPDPNCIGVNSFTEDWHNISFYAFPPFACLPQNGPITASTATKCLSSTAPKSKSSDSNCLREAINLKQSCSDDLKQLLTASWSEKTQSSYNLYLRKWLKFCKSEKIPEPYGASHKQGMDFFAFLFHVEKASYGYIAAARSALSAVLPKDAGTSFGKNEDVSRLIKGVFKLRPSLPKHTVIYDPDVILNYMTTLPGNQHLELELLKKKLATLLCLLSGQRAQTIGALKVNFCHRSSDMYTFYISTIMKTTKPGKHQEPLQFEKYHLDNRICIVHCLDEYLRRTDLIRENLENQPRELLLSYAYPHKPIGITTIAKYVKTFLGLAGIDIKTFSTHSTRSASTSQAEDIGVPMKTIAKAAGWRGTSTFAKHYKLPISKNFGNELLKCL
- the LOC130635787 gene encoding 2',5'-phosphodiesterase 12-like, which codes for MDYELNTVSIRTIPEEECLRLLFYHGGKRFDFNRKKREETKKTLQRISLKLQPKQNKKKSKIVEGSESLSNVQVKKCNVILVDDKENLIDENKTNEEAFVNGNILLINNLSYKLVLNPPSVLQLSLPTSIMAGFFVFPDVQLEFCNVKESKFYWYLSSHRDNKSKDNVWKLVGEDFTYLPSVNDISYYIKCLCIPGGVADDVCPEEVVSPEPISAGPGICLFDQRHLYTQAFLGPNEFRVASYNILADVFAESDFAKEVLYPYCPEYVINSSYRRQLIIKELIGYHADIICLQECQSSMYETYLKPILEMNGYNGYLTLKLGEMPEGEALFFNSQKFTHEKDWSISVRDALYFECNKELLSELVEHPAFLEAVHKKTAVGQIHLLREKSETERLLVILNTHLYYKRHSQRIRLIQISVLMNYLHSVLQEERKDVSVLLCGDLNSLAEDELLRYLNGEKIDSANPVWCINEGDGLLVRDNNMFTTNLTCPIPLQNKSGFPPFTSYVPHCKTTLDYVFSVDKIERTGFIPLPKASDIDPYVGLPCVVSGSDHLALVLDLMWK